In a genomic window of Aggregatimonas sangjinii:
- a CDS encoding polysaccharide lyase family 7 protein, with amino-acid sequence MNVFSKKYTAIFLVLFLTLGATCQERSSGAKDLQIKSGKKKKKRKVKLPDIDLSHWKVTIPEGKGKGGALSISPPEILDYGNNEALKPFMFNDSVSGALVFLAYPTNATTANTKYSRTELREQMEPGNDNVNWTFAQGGILTAKMAMEEVSRTDDGTSHKVIVAQIHGRLTDEQRKLIGQKDNNAPPMLKIYWHNGKIRVKTKVLKYAGVNQVGILQKEAWTDDNGKTFEQDVGFMKFTIEVKVTEGKMVVSLNKNEFFVYDNPSIKRWGVFENYFKVGNYFQSRDAGSFAKVKLYELHVEH; translated from the coding sequence ATGAACGTGTTCTCAAAAAAATATACTGCGATTTTTTTAGTTTTATTTCTTACGCTTGGTGCCACTTGCCAGGAAAGGAGCAGTGGTGCCAAAGATTTGCAAATTAAGAGCGGTAAAAAGAAGAAAAAAAGAAAGGTAAAATTACCCGATATAGATTTAAGCCATTGGAAGGTTACAATTCCCGAAGGTAAGGGCAAAGGAGGTGCACTAAGTATATCACCCCCTGAAATTCTTGATTATGGAAACAATGAAGCTTTAAAACCCTTTATGTTTAATGATTCAGTTTCCGGGGCACTGGTTTTTCTTGCTTACCCAACTAATGCAACCACTGCGAATACGAAATATTCACGTACCGAACTCAGGGAACAGATGGAGCCTGGAAACGATAACGTGAACTGGACATTTGCCCAAGGTGGAATTTTAACAGCAAAAATGGCCATGGAGGAAGTTTCAAGAACTGATGATGGTACGTCCCACAAGGTTATTGTTGCACAGATTCACGGTCGATTAACCGACGAACAACGTAAATTGATAGGGCAAAAAGATAATAATGCACCGCCTATGCTAAAAATCTATTGGCATAATGGGAAAATACGGGTAAAAACGAAGGTTTTAAAATATGCGGGTGTCAATCAAGTAGGAATACTTCAAAAGGAGGCATGGACCGATGATAATGGAAAAACCTTTGAACAAGACGTGGGCTTTATGAAATTTACGATTGAGGTAAAGGTTACAGAAGGAAAAATGGTAGTGTCGCTCAATAAAAATGAATTTTTTGTTTATGATAACCCAAGCATAAAAAGATGGGGGGTTTTTGAAAACTACTTTAAGGTTGGGAATTATTTTCAGTCAAGGGATGCGGGATCCTTTGCCAAGGTAAAGCTTTATGAGCTTCATGTAGAACATTAA
- a CDS encoding FadR/GntR family transcriptional regulator, which produces MKIEILTRSENQEIQNEIISKIRDLMNYKNLEPGDKLPSERMLSEKFEVSRSNVREAIHKLEFYGLLVSKPQSGTFVADIGQVAMNGMIEDILRLEEPDFKSLVETRILLELKTVRLAAMRRTDEDLKQMEEALNAYTEKVLNNQDAVQEDLLFHLAIAKASGNSTMNTFMLIITPEIITNFEKYHVCDKNMAFRGIEEHKDIFHAIKEQDPQLAKAKMKVHFKTLYQYCYNLTD; this is translated from the coding sequence ATGAAAATAGAAATCCTCACAAGAAGCGAGAATCAAGAAATTCAAAACGAAATTATTTCCAAAATCAGGGATTTGATGAACTATAAAAATCTTGAACCTGGTGATAAGCTTCCCTCGGAACGAATGCTCTCTGAAAAATTTGAAGTAAGCCGCAGTAACGTGCGCGAAGCGATACATAAATTGGAGTTTTACGGCCTATTAGTTTCAAAGCCACAAAGTGGAACCTTTGTTGCCGATATCGGGCAAGTGGCCATGAACGGTATGATTGAGGATATTTTGCGTTTGGAGGAACCTGATTTCAAGTCCTTGGTGGAAACAAGGATTCTACTTGAGCTAAAAACAGTACGACTGGCAGCAATGCGAAGAACCGATGAGGATTTAAAACAAATGGAGGAGGCCTTGAATGCATACACCGAAAAAGTACTCAATAACCAAGATGCGGTTCAGGAAGATCTGCTCTTTCATCTGGCCATTGCCAAAGCAAGCGGTAACAGTACCATGAATACCTTTATGTTGATCATTACACCCGAAATCATTACCAACTTTGAAAAATACCATGTTTGCGACAAGAATATGGCCTTTAGAGGTATTGAAGAACACAAAGATATCTTTCACGCCATAAAGGAACAAGATCCACAATTGGCGAAAGCAAAAATGAAGGTGCATTTCAAGACTTTATATCAATACTGTTACAATCTGACGGATTAA
- a CDS encoding RagB/SusD family nutrient uptake outer membrane protein, producing the protein MKYIKYLTFTLAAILMSCDADEFLNPIPDTVVVEQAFYQSDADVLQGVIGIYDALQGVNDATESSEANFNRGVQFEHLLTEHRSDNTRNATLEGSKADFHRYVIQAVNVESEDYWASMYNVIFRANNILNFIDIADESNQARYTAEAKFLRAYAYFKLVRLYSDIPLVTEVVLAEDREAVFTRVSEETVYAQIVEDLQEAIAVLDNTYKSRASRAAAQGLLAKVYMSQPTRNYEAALQLCEAIINSGEFSLQDNFSDVFYNELNDEIIFAIQYDFGNPQESQGYSAEFASTFRQGTDDGQNILHDNLIADFQAFGGTRTDVSFITFPTRSEVTKYLPEGSDLSIFPPSYGDNARNAGNDYIALRYADILLMQVEAAIGTGTSTTNAGALRSFQLIRDRAFPETAPNSVSSISKEELLVERRVELAFENQRWFDLQRFGVAAEVLAAHALEEGYTFTGTDLLLPIPAREINLSGGLLTQNPGY; encoded by the coding sequence ATGAAATATATAAAATATTTGACATTCACTTTAGCGGCAATTTTGATGTCCTGTGATGCAGACGAGTTTTTAAATCCCATACCTGACACCGTGGTTGTAGAACAAGCGTTTTATCAATCGGATGCCGATGTACTACAGGGTGTTATAGGTATCTACGATGCTCTTCAAGGTGTTAACGACGCGACCGAAAGTAGCGAAGCGAATTTTAATAGGGGGGTTCAGTTTGAGCATTTATTAACGGAACACCGTAGCGATAATACCCGCAACGCTACATTGGAAGGTTCTAAAGCCGATTTTCATAGATATGTAATTCAGGCGGTTAATGTAGAATCAGAGGATTATTGGGCATCGATGTATAACGTCATCTTCAGGGCCAATAATATTCTAAATTTTATTGATATTGCCGATGAGAGCAATCAGGCGAGATATACGGCCGAAGCTAAATTTTTAAGAGCATATGCGTATTTTAAATTAGTGAGATTATATAGCGATATTCCCTTGGTCACCGAGGTGGTACTTGCGGAAGATCGTGAAGCGGTTTTTACGAGGGTATCGGAGGAAACGGTTTATGCCCAAATCGTTGAAGACTTACAGGAAGCTATTGCCGTGTTGGATAATACGTATAAGTCCAGGGCCTCAAGAGCGGCCGCTCAAGGGTTGTTGGCGAAGGTATATATGTCCCAACCAACGCGCAACTATGAAGCTGCGCTGCAACTCTGCGAAGCCATTATAAATAGTGGTGAGTTTAGTCTGCAAGATAACTTTTCGGATGTGTTCTATAACGAATTGAACGATGAGATAATTTTCGCCATTCAGTACGATTTTGGAAATCCGCAAGAAAGTCAAGGCTATTCTGCGGAGTTTGCATCGACCTTCCGTCAGGGTACCGACGATGGGCAGAATATTCTGCATGATAACTTGATAGCCGATTTTCAGGCTTTCGGAGGAACCCGTACAGACGTGTCTTTTATCACTTTTCCCACAAGAAGCGAAGTGACTAAATACCTGCCGGAAGGTTCTGACTTGTCCATTTTTCCGCCATCTTATGGCGATAATGCCCGTAACGCCGGAAATGACTACATCGCGTTACGTTATGCAGACATATTACTAATGCAAGTAGAGGCTGCCATAGGAACGGGTACCAGTACGACTAACGCAGGTGCGCTACGATCTTTTCAGCTGATTCGGGACAGGGCTTTTCCGGAAACCGCACCTAATTCCGTTTCGAGTATATCAAAAGAGGAGCTCTTGGTGGAGCGACGTGTAGAGTTGGCTTTTGAAAATCAACGTTGGTTCGATCTGCAAAGATTTGGAGTAGCGGCAGAGGTATTGGCCGCACATGCCCTAGAAGAGGGATATACTTTTACTGGAACGGACTTATTGCTTCCGATTCCTGCAAGGGAAATCAATTTAAGCGGAGGGCTTTTGACACAAAATCCGGGGTATTAA
- a CDS encoding polysaccharide lyase family 7 protein gives MAGKKYTYGILINQLNFRLGLVFVLFTMAYSCSSDNIDVEVEEIEEEQVDPEDQVEEEEQTSFNLPEIDLNNWKVTLPISVNGKPIEVEPPEILNYATNDVLKPFMFNDSINGALVFYAYPGATTTNSSYSRTELREQMNPGSNSTNWTFGQGGSMKGTLALAEISKDNDGDYHRTMVMQIHGRLTNEQRDLIGESDNNAPPMLKIYWQDGYVRVLTKALKNLNASDTEILYTDAWEDGESYTFSDKVDFDKFTIEIKVSEGKMEVILNESDSKTFEDIHILKWGVFENYFKAGNYLQTTDQEAFAKVKFYDLEVKH, from the coding sequence ATGGCAGGGAAAAAATACACATACGGGATTTTGATAAATCAACTAAATTTTAGGCTTGGGTTGGTCTTCGTTCTTTTTACAATGGCATATTCTTGCAGTAGCGATAATATTGATGTAGAAGTTGAAGAAATAGAAGAAGAACAAGTTGATCCGGAAGATCAAGTTGAGGAGGAAGAGCAAACATCATTTAATCTTCCGGAAATTGATTTAAATAATTGGAAAGTGACCTTACCTATTTCAGTAAATGGAAAACCAATTGAAGTAGAGCCACCAGAAATATTGAATTATGCTACCAATGACGTTTTGAAACCATTTATGTTCAATGATTCAATTAACGGGGCACTGGTTTTCTATGCGTATCCTGGGGCTACGACAACCAATTCATCGTACTCCAGAACTGAATTAAGGGAACAAATGAACCCGGGTAGCAATTCGACCAACTGGACTTTTGGACAGGGAGGATCTATGAAGGGAACGCTTGCTCTAGCAGAAATTTCAAAAGATAATGACGGCGACTATCATAGAACAATGGTTATGCAAATACATGGTCGATTGACTAATGAACAACGGGATTTAATCGGCGAAAGTGATAATAATGCACCACCCATGTTGAAAATCTATTGGCAGGATGGGTATGTAAGGGTCTTAACAAAGGCTTTAAAAAACTTAAATGCTTCCGATACAGAAATATTGTATACGGATGCCTGGGAGGATGGGGAGAGTTATACTTTTTCCGATAAGGTTGACTTTGATAAGTTCACTATTGAAATAAAAGTATCCGAAGGAAAAATGGAAGTGATATTGAACGAAAGCGATTCTAAAACTTTTGAGGACATACACATTTTAAAATGGGGCGTTTTTGAAAACTATTTTAAGGCGGGAAATTATTTGCAAACAACGGATCAAGAGGCTTTTGCGAAAGTTAAATTTTATGACTTAGAGGTTAAACATTAA
- a CDS encoding MFS transporter, protein MKVKGLRWWIIALICLATVINYIDRTAFGVMWPEMGKDLGMDESDYAVMLNVFMITYAAGKFLSGKLYDMIGTRMGFVVSIVVWSLAAVFHAFAKGLVSLSIVRALLGLGEAGNWPGAVKSNGEWFPIKERAIAQGIFNAGASLGSVIAPALIAVLYSQFGWRTTFIILGAAGLLWVIPWLFINKAKPGKHSWITEEERKMILADQIKPSGEDEKEKGLSLLQILSYKESWGVLMSRFFIEPIWWLFVGWMPLYLNSKFGFSIEEIGSTIWISYLGGMAGSIIGGWYCGKLMETKTVDAARKITISIGGALIFLGLLGIIFLVTENNPMTFIYIVAVVLFGFQFAIGNIQTLSSDLFSGPSVGTLAGLAGTVAAVSVIIMNSLIPMIAQVSYTPAFIVIAILAPLAVLSIYTLIKRIRPVEVESV, encoded by the coding sequence ATGAAGGTTAAAGGATTAAGATGGTGGATCATTGCATTAATATGCCTGGCTACCGTAATCAATTATATCGATCGTACGGCCTTTGGGGTTATGTGGCCCGAAATGGGCAAGGATTTGGGTATGGATGAATCGGACTATGCCGTGATGCTGAACGTCTTCATGATTACCTATGCAGCTGGTAAATTTCTCTCCGGAAAACTATATGACATGATCGGTACGCGAATGGGTTTCGTGGTGTCGATTGTAGTATGGTCGCTTGCGGCGGTATTTCATGCCTTTGCAAAGGGCTTGGTCTCGCTAAGTATCGTCAGGGCATTACTGGGTCTTGGTGAGGCGGGCAACTGGCCAGGAGCCGTAAAGAGCAATGGAGAGTGGTTTCCGATTAAGGAGCGAGCCATCGCGCAGGGCATTTTCAATGCAGGGGCCTCCTTAGGGAGTGTTATCGCACCGGCCCTTATCGCGGTGTTGTATTCCCAATTCGGTTGGCGCACTACCTTCATTATCTTAGGGGCTGCGGGATTGCTTTGGGTCATTCCCTGGTTGTTCATCAACAAGGCCAAACCGGGCAAACATTCCTGGATAACCGAAGAGGAACGAAAGATGATATTGGCGGATCAAATCAAGCCTTCCGGCGAAGATGAAAAGGAAAAAGGATTGTCGCTTCTTCAAATATTAAGCTATAAGGAGTCATGGGGCGTACTCATGTCCCGATTTTTTATCGAACCGATTTGGTGGCTTTTTGTTGGTTGGATGCCACTCTATTTAAATTCCAAATTCGGGTTCAGTATCGAGGAAATAGGTTCTACGATCTGGATTTCCTATTTAGGCGGCATGGCAGGAAGTATTATCGGAGGTTGGTATTGTGGCAAACTGATGGAGACAAAAACGGTCGATGCGGCAAGGAAAATTACGATATCCATCGGAGGGGCTTTGATTTTCTTGGGCTTGCTAGGTATTATTTTCTTGGTAACCGAGAACAATCCCATGACCTTTATCTATATTGTAGCGGTAGTACTTTTCGGCTTCCAGTTTGCCATTGGGAATATCCAGACCTTATCAAGCGATTTGTTCAGTGGCCCTTCTGTAGGCACCTTGGCAGGTTTGGCGGGAACGGTAGCTGCGGTTTCGGTAATCATCATGAATTCATTGATTCCGATGATTGCGCAAGTGTCCTACACCCCGGCGTTTATCGTAATAGCGATATTGGCGCCTTTGGCAGTATTGTCCATATACACATTAATAAAAAGAATAAGGCCTGTAGAGGTTGAATCAGTATAA
- a CDS encoding PKD domain-containing protein, translating to MNCKVNIMGKTKLLLLMMVTATIAISCVNEGLFRDDLPEANSKADEIFPDANFSYASSADNFREISFSNLSSEAATFSWDFGNGNTSTDQNPVFVFEDGEGTYPVTLTATDGNGITGTTTIDVIVVEGPFQPVILEPGFEDDTLPEGGGDGRDSWRNNDLGGVIQITGSPVTFGDQGAKLPTPAGDRIGYQEITVDPEANYDLAFWYTMLSGSADASLTVSILAVTQNGGTFTSMEEVADQTIASITVTDDEDPAVYVQQTLSFNSGDNNTVAIFFTNGEVEARLDDFTIDIGAPGAVPPSAAFTPAQSESNFLEYSFSNSSTGAVSFEWDFGDGNSSTEESPTHIYENADTYEVVLTATNGNNLSTSLSRSITILAPVTADFTSQVDASDYRTFDFTDASEGAAMLLWEFGDGFQFTGMNPTHTYDEDGIYTVTLTATSITGNTAVASEELVVSEGFIVQVINGTFDLYGTTPGCGGESTGDNVDPWDMTTNSTIKDCDGNDIPSPYADLWDNPALDSWLEGEYGDDSEQAGSTSDGNNDTRGAKLDETGRRLYQVVTVQQGQTYTFSIDASTTAAGITSEVFILNTEIEDEVAINASTSAPVVDAYFAIPNSFATNGDAYTTHTFDFTASTNAIVIYVRNIDVVDGSAEAFFDNIEITQ from the coding sequence ATGAATTGTAAAGTAAATATAATGGGTAAGACCAAACTGTTGCTACTGATGATGGTTACGGCCACCATCGCTATTAGCTGTGTTAATGAAGGGCTTTTTAGGGATGATTTGCCGGAAGCGAATTCTAAGGCGGATGAGATATTTCCGGACGCTAATTTCTCATATGCTTCTTCTGCGGATAATTTCAGGGAGATTTCTTTTAGCAACCTCTCTTCCGAAGCCGCCACGTTCTCGTGGGACTTTGGAAATGGGAATACCTCGACCGATCAAAATCCTGTCTTTGTATTTGAAGATGGTGAAGGAACGTATCCGGTTACATTGACGGCCACGGATGGCAATGGTATAACCGGAACTACTACAATAGATGTAATTGTTGTAGAAGGTCCTTTTCAACCAGTTATTCTAGAACCAGGTTTTGAAGACGACACCCTACCAGAGGGAGGCGGCGACGGGCGTGATTCTTGGAGAAATAATGATTTGGGCGGTGTCATTCAAATTACAGGCTCCCCCGTAACTTTTGGAGATCAAGGTGCCAAATTACCTACGCCGGCGGGAGATCGTATCGGTTACCAAGAAATCACCGTTGATCCGGAAGCTAATTATGACCTGGCCTTTTGGTACACTATGTTGAGTGGTTCGGCGGATGCTTCACTAACAGTTTCTATTTTGGCCGTAACCCAAAATGGCGGTACGTTTACTAGCATGGAAGAGGTAGCCGATCAGACCATCGCATCTATAACGGTGACCGACGACGAGGATCCGGCCGTTTACGTACAACAGACCTTGTCCTTTAATTCAGGGGATAATAATACGGTGGCCATATTCTTTACGAATGGGGAGGTTGAAGCAAGGCTTGATGATTTTACAATCGATATTGGAGCTCCCGGGGCAGTTCCTCCTTCTGCCGCATTTACTCCTGCACAAAGCGAAAGCAACTTCTTGGAGTATTCATTCTCGAATTCATCAACCGGAGCTGTTAGTTTCGAGTGGGATTTTGGTGATGGAAATTCTTCAACCGAAGAATCGCCGACGCATATTTATGAAAATGCCGATACCTACGAAGTAGTACTTACCGCAACGAACGGGAATAATTTATCGACATCATTAAGTCGCTCTATTACGATTCTAGCTCCTGTAACTGCCGATTTCACTTCTCAGGTCGATGCAAGTGATTATAGAACGTTCGATTTTACCGATGCTTCCGAGGGAGCGGCGATGTTGCTGTGGGAATTTGGCGATGGCTTCCAATTTACGGGAATGAATCCCACACATACCTATGATGAAGATGGTATCTATACGGTTACTTTAACTGCAACAAGTATAACGGGCAATACTGCCGTCGCCAGCGAGGAACTGGTCGTGTCCGAAGGATTTATCGTACAGGTTATCAATGGTACGTTTGATCTTTACGGCACCACTCCCGGATGTGGTGGTGAAAGTACAGGAGACAATGTAGATCCTTGGGATATGACCACCAATTCGACCATTAAGGATTGTGATGGCAACGATATCCCCAGTCCTTACGCCGACCTTTGGGACAACCCTGCATTAGATAGTTGGCTTGAGGGGGAATATGGGGATGATAGTGAGCAAGCCGGCTCTACTAGCGATGGAAACAATGATACCAGAGGTGCGAAATTAGACGAGACCGGGCGTCGCTTATACCAAGTAGTAACCGTGCAACAAGGACAGACGTACACGTTCTCGATTGATGCAAGTACTACCGCAGCAGGGATAACATCAGAGGTGTTTATCCTAAATACGGAAATCGAGGATGAGGTGGCTATCAATGCGTCTACTTCCGCTCCAGTTGTCGACGCTTATTTTGCAATACCCAATAGTTTCGCCACGAACGGAGATGCCTATACGACCCATACGTTTGATTTCACGGCATCGACGAATGCGATTGTTATTTATGTCAGGAATATTGATGTTGTAGATGGTTCGGCAGAGGCCTTTTTTGATAATATAGAAATTACTCAATAG
- a CDS encoding SusC/RagA family TonB-linked outer membrane protein, with amino-acid sequence MNLKIKLSLILSLFISMATFGQDSYTLSGTTVDEAGVPIPGVNIVVLTTTNGVASDFDGNFSINVSTDDVLQFSYIGYVTQTVIVNGQNNIEVFMREDASQLDEVVVVGYGTQKKSTVTGSISKVTNETLDQIAVARVDEALIGQVSGVNIQATNAEAGGAPTITIRGVGSVTADSGPALVVDGIVVSSEFLANIDMNNVESFEILKDAASAAIYGSEGANGVILITTKSGKAGKTNFSYQTYTGFKQAHGSDDYRKDLNEWADIEQAATGTLSGETLYALDLARVTGVNRDWQDVFFNGGNVTSHSLSARGGSEDSTFSASLRALHDEGVVITDDYKLYTANLKFDTKIGKKLKFGLTASPSYTEQRRLPTSIHNPTRQSPWLPIYHTEESLQFINRDVYPNVGVGDYFWENHLENRNYDNDLNGDGSQNTERPRTSGDSNPFQQYVERQHYEFNTKLFGSTYLSYKIADGLVAKTSLGVTLEERTRDRYDGVNYHAAGASRSNYYLQNRSRKRLISDNTLNYNKTFGDHVLGVLGGLTVQQRTSETSEVEGSGFSDDRLRNIQGANPDNTTVFQSNTELKKIGMFARVNYAYKDKYLFNASFRRDGSSVFGVESKWGNFPSVSVGWNVAKENFLLNSEVVNTLKFRASYGLTGAENFNVGNEVVNTWPYLALLQNSNAIVEGSIVSGVSPLNIANALLQWEASKEFTIGLDYGFFNNRVTGSIDYYQRNSDELLLENPVSYITGFTSGIVNLGEVQNRGLEFELRTKNISNEKFRWNSTFIASTNQNELLSFGDSNNALIEDSYGRNSQWINRIGEPISSFWGYVVDNEAFDETQFRTTYVSTPWNRINGQSEDTIVKDLNGDGIITAEDKTILGNPYPDLIYAFTNDFQFGQVDFSFQLQGSLGAQVNNIGDQYFYNWFGNATASGGAEQAVADGLVSDTSFIQEKVLTSEVIASADYFSLRNVNIGYNFDAKTLSRIGLTGLRVYATGQNLVYVTADDYHGFNPEHDDNGNPRAYGSQRAGTPIFRTVSLGLNIDF; translated from the coding sequence ATGAATTTAAAAATCAAACTGAGTTTAATCCTCTCACTGTTCATCAGTATGGCCACTTTCGGTCAGGACAGCTACACATTATCGGGTACCACCGTAGACGAAGCGGGTGTTCCGATTCCTGGGGTGAACATCGTTGTCCTTACGACTACAAACGGTGTTGCTTCCGATTTCGACGGAAACTTTTCAATCAACGTCTCTACTGATGACGTACTTCAATTCTCTTATATAGGCTATGTCACCCAAACCGTTATCGTGAACGGCCAAAACAATATAGAAGTCTTTATGAGGGAAGATGCCAGCCAACTGGATGAAGTTGTTGTGGTCGGATATGGTACTCAAAAAAAATCTACTGTTACAGGTTCGATTTCCAAAGTTACCAATGAAACTTTGGATCAGATTGCAGTAGCAAGGGTAGATGAGGCGCTTATCGGTCAAGTGTCGGGAGTTAATATTCAGGCAACCAATGCCGAAGCTGGTGGTGCACCTACCATTACCATTAGAGGTGTCGGCTCGGTAACCGCTGATTCAGGTCCCGCTTTGGTGGTTGACGGCATCGTTGTAAGTTCAGAATTTCTTGCCAACATAGATATGAACAATGTTGAATCCTTTGAAATCCTTAAGGATGCGGCTTCAGCCGCTATTTATGGGAGTGAAGGGGCAAATGGGGTTATTTTGATAACCACCAAGAGCGGTAAAGCGGGAAAAACGAATTTTAGTTACCAAACCTACACAGGGTTTAAACAAGCTCATGGTAGTGATGATTATCGAAAAGACCTTAATGAATGGGCCGATATCGAACAAGCGGCAACGGGAACCCTTTCTGGAGAAACCTTGTACGCTCTCGATTTAGCTAGAGTTACGGGCGTGAACAGAGATTGGCAAGATGTCTTCTTTAACGGGGGTAATGTAACCAGTCACTCGCTCTCTGCAAGAGGTGGTTCGGAAGACTCCACTTTTAGCGCTTCTTTAAGAGCGCTACATGATGAGGGAGTAGTAATTACCGATGACTACAAATTATATACGGCGAACCTAAAGTTCGATACTAAAATCGGTAAGAAATTAAAATTCGGCCTAACGGCATCCCCTTCTTACACCGAACAAAGAAGATTACCAACTTCGATTCATAATCCGACGCGACAATCGCCTTGGTTGCCTATTTACCACACTGAAGAATCGTTGCAGTTTATCAACCGCGATGTATATCCAAATGTTGGTGTAGGGGACTACTTTTGGGAAAACCATTTAGAAAACAGGAATTATGATAACGACTTAAATGGTGATGGTTCGCAAAATACCGAACGCCCTAGAACTTCAGGCGATTCTAACCCATTTCAACAATACGTAGAACGGCAGCATTATGAATTTAATACGAAACTGTTCGGTTCTACCTACTTGAGCTATAAGATTGCAGATGGCTTGGTCGCCAAAACATCTTTAGGTGTTACGTTGGAAGAGCGAACAAGAGACCGCTATGACGGTGTAAACTATCATGCCGCCGGTGCAAGTAGATCGAACTACTATTTACAGAACAGATCTCGAAAAAGGCTTATTTCCGATAATACCTTGAATTACAACAAGACATTCGGTGATCATGTACTCGGTGTGCTGGGCGGTCTTACCGTGCAACAACGTACAAGTGAGACCAGCGAAGTAGAAGGTAGCGGGTTTTCGGATGATCGTCTTAGAAATATACAAGGTGCCAATCCTGATAATACAACCGTATTTCAATCCAATACCGAATTGAAGAAAATAGGTATGTTCGCACGGGTAAATTACGCGTACAAAGATAAATACCTATTTAATGCGTCCTTTAGACGGGATGGTAGTTCTGTTTTTGGTGTGGAGTCCAAATGGGGTAATTTCCCTTCCGTGTCTGTTGGTTGGAATGTGGCAAAAGAAAATTTCCTATTGAATAGTGAAGTGGTAAACACTCTCAAGTTCAGAGCCAGCTACGGTCTTACAGGCGCCGAAAACTTTAATGTAGGGAATGAAGTGGTCAATACTTGGCCCTATTTGGCATTATTGCAGAATAGCAATGCTATTGTAGAAGGTAGTATTGTCTCTGGTGTATCCCCTTTGAACATCGCAAATGCTTTATTACAGTGGGAGGCCTCTAAGGAATTTACCATCGGACTTGATTATGGTTTTTTTAATAATAGGGTTACGGGGTCAATCGATTATTATCAGAGAAACAGTGATGAATTGCTATTGGAAAATCCGGTTTCCTACATTACGGGATTCACAAGTGGCATCGTAAACTTAGGCGAGGTTCAAAACAGAGGTTTGGAATTTGAACTAAGGACCAAGAATATTTCCAATGAGAAATTTCGTTGGAATTCTACTTTCATAGCATCGACCAATCAAAATGAACTGTTGAGTTTCGGAGACTCCAATAACGCATTGATCGAGGATAGCTATGGTAGAAATTCGCAATGGATCAACAGGATCGGAGAACCGATATCCTCTTTTTGGGGCTATGTTGTAGATAATGAAGCGTTTGATGAAACGCAGTTTCGGACTACTTATGTGAGTACCCCTTGGAATCGTATAAATGGTCAGTCAGAGGATACCATAGTCAAAGATTTGAATGGAGATGGTATTATTACGGCAGAGGATAAAACTATTCTCGGAAATCCTTATCCGGATTTGATTTATGCTTTTACGAACGATTTTCAATTCGGTCAAGTTGATTTCTCTTTTCAGTTACAGGGTAGTTTAGGGGCACAAGTGAACAACATTGGCGATCAATATTTTTACAATTGGTTCGGTAATGCTACTGCCAGTGGAGGTGCGGAACAAGCCGTTGCAGATGGCTTGGTTTCCGATACGTCCTTTATTCAAGAGAAGGTATTAACCAGTGAGGTAATCGCAAGTGCGGATTATTTCTCTTTACGTAATGTTAATATTGGTTATAATTTTGATGCTAAGACGCTTTCAAGAATTGGATTAACGGGTCTTCGGGTGTATGCGACCGGGCAAAACCTTGTGTATGTGACGGCGGATGACTATCACGGCTTTAACCCAGAGCACGATGATAATGGGAACCCTAGAGCATATGGTTCACAAAGAGCGGGTACGCCTATCTTTAGAACCGTATCATTAGGTCTTAATATTGATTTTTAA